The Paracoccus sediminicola genome has a segment encoding these proteins:
- a CDS encoding ABC transporter substrate-binding protein, translated as MTIRTLMTTAAACAVVAAPALAEINIGASISETGPAAFLGDPEAKTLRMEVDKINAEGGINGEEINLIMYDDGGDANKARTFATRLVEDDEVIAVIGGTTTGTTMAMVPVFEDAEIPFISLAGAVEIIEPVKEFTFKTPHTDRMACEKIFEDMTARGFTKIGMISGSDGFGASMQAQCKDVAESAGVEIVADEVYGPQDADMTPQLTNIKGSGAEAILNSGMGQGPAVVTRNHTQLAIDAPLYQSHGVASKQFIELAGTEAAEGVRLPAAALLVADQLGDDDPQKPVVTGYRDGYEEETGEDVSTFGGHAYDALMILKAAIEQAGAEDPVAIRDAIEATKGFVGTGGEVNYSAEDHLGLSLDAFTMLEIRDGEWTIVE; from the coding sequence ATGACCATCCGCACCCTGATGACCACCGCCGCCGCCTGCGCTGTCGTCGCCGCCCCGGCGCTTGCCGAGATCAATATCGGCGCCTCGATCTCGGAAACCGGTCCCGCCGCCTTTCTCGGCGACCCCGAAGCCAAGACGCTGCGCATGGAGGTCGACAAGATCAACGCCGAGGGCGGGATCAACGGCGAAGAGATCAACCTGATCATGTATGACGATGGCGGCGACGCCAACAAGGCCCGCACCTTCGCCACCCGGCTCGTCGAGGATGACGAGGTGATCGCGGTGATCGGCGGCACCACCACCGGCACCACGATGGCGATGGTCCCGGTCTTCGAGGATGCCGAGATCCCCTTCATCAGCCTCGCCGGCGCGGTCGAGATCATCGAGCCTGTCAAGGAATTCACCTTCAAGACCCCGCATACCGACCGCATGGCCTGCGAGAAGATCTTCGAGGACATGACCGCGCGCGGCTTCACCAAGATCGGGATGATTTCGGGCTCTGACGGGTTCGGGGCCTCGATGCAGGCGCAGTGCAAGGATGTGGCCGAGAGCGCGGGCGTCGAGATCGTCGCCGACGAGGTTTACGGCCCGCAAGACGCGGACATGACGCCGCAGCTGACCAACATCAAGGGCTCGGGCGCCGAGGCGATCCTGAACTCCGGCATGGGTCAGGGCCCGGCCGTGGTGACGCGCAACCACACCCAGCTTGCCATCGACGCACCGCTTTACCAGTCGCATGGCGTCGCCTCGAAACAGTTCATCGAGCTGGCCGGAACCGAGGCCGCCGAGGGCGTCCGCCTGCCCGCCGCCGCGTTGCTGGTGGCCGACCAGCTTGGCGATGACGATCCGCAGAAACCCGTCGTGACCGGCTATCGCGATGGCTATGAGGAAGAAACCGGCGAGGATGTCTCGACCTTCGGCGGCCACGCCTATGACGCGCTGATGATCCTCAAGGCCGCCATCGAACAGGCCGGCGCCGAGGATCCCGTGGCGATCCGCGACGCCATCGAGGCGACCAAGGGCTTCGTCGGCACTGGCGGCGAGGTGAATTACAGCGCCGAGGATCATCTGGGACTGAGCCTCGACGCCTTCACCATGCTGGAGATCCGCGACGGCGAGTGGACCATCGTCGAGTAA
- the paaK gene encoding phenylacetate--CoA ligase PaaK: MEDLTPDPKTLDPVETASRDEIQSMQLERLKWSLNHAYENSPFYKTRFDEAGVHPDDLHQLSDLSKFPFTYKQDLRDNYPFGMFAVPREQLVRIHASSGTTGKPTVVGYTRKDIDNWADLIARSIRASGGRPGDVCHVAYGYGLFTGGLGAHYGAERLGCTVVPISGGMTERQVTLIEDFKPRIIMVTPSYMLSILDEFRRRGMDPRESSIQVGVFGAEPWTNKMREEIEQVFDMHAVDIYGLSEIMGPGVANECVETKDGLHIWEDHFLPEIIDPETGEVLPDGEMGELVFTTLTKEGLPMVRYRTRDLTRLLPGTARSVRRMEKITGRSDDMIILRGVNVFPTQIEEQILKIAALAPHFQIELTTGANRMDSMTVHCECLPENADQSSRDAAAKELAHHIKSVVGVSSAIVIHDPDGVARSEGKAKRVVDNRPRER; encoded by the coding sequence ATGGAAGACCTCACGCCAGACCCGAAAACGCTCGACCCGGTTGAGACCGCCTCGCGCGATGAAATCCAGTCCATGCAACTCGAGCGGCTGAAATGGTCGCTGAACCACGCCTATGAGAACTCGCCTTTCTACAAGACGCGCTTCGACGAGGCGGGGGTGCATCCGGACGATCTGCACCAGCTTTCGGATCTGTCGAAATTTCCCTTCACCTACAAGCAGGATCTGCGGGACAATTACCCGTTCGGCATGTTCGCCGTCCCGCGCGAACAGCTTGTGCGGATCCATGCCTCAAGCGGCACGACCGGCAAGCCGACCGTGGTGGGCTATACCCGCAAGGATATCGACAACTGGGCCGATCTGATCGCGCGGTCGATCCGGGCCTCGGGCGGCCGCCCTGGCGATGTTTGCCACGTGGCTTATGGCTACGGGCTGTTCACCGGCGGGCTTGGCGCGCATTACGGGGCCGAGCGGCTTGGCTGCACCGTGGTCCCGATCTCGGGCGGGATGACCGAACGGCAGGTGACGCTGATCGAGGACTTCAAGCCGCGCATCATCATGGTGACGCCGTCCTACATGCTGTCGATCCTCGACGAGTTCCGCCGCCGCGGCATGGACCCGCGCGAAAGCTCGATCCAGGTCGGTGTCTTCGGGGCCGAGCCCTGGACCAACAAGATGCGCGAAGAGATCGAGCAGGTCTTCGACATGCATGCCGTCGATATTTACGGGTTGTCGGAAATCATGGGGCCGGGCGTGGCCAATGAATGCGTCGAAACCAAGGACGGGCTGCATATCTGGGAGGATCATTTCCTGCCCGAGATCATCGACCCGGAAACCGGCGAGGTCCTGCCCGATGGCGAGATGGGCGAGCTGGTCTTCACCACGCTGACCAAGGAAGGCCTGCCGATGGTGCGCTATCGCACCCGCGATCTGACGCGGCTTCTGCCGGGCACGGCGCGTTCGGTCCGGCGGATGGAAAAGATCACCGGGCGCAGCGACGACATGATCATCCTGCGCGGGGTCAATGTCTTCCCGACCCAGATCGAGGAACAGATCCTCAAGATCGCCGCCCTCGCACCGCATTTCCAGATCGAGCTGACCACCGGCGCGAACCGCATGGACAGCATGACCGTGCATTGCGAATGCCTGCCCGAAAATGCCGATCAGAGCTCACGCGATGCCGCCGCGAAGGAGCTCGCGCATCATATCAAATCGGTGGTGGGGGTGTCGTCGGCGATCGTGATTCACGACCCCGACGGGGTGGCACGTTCGGAAGGCAAGGCGAAGCGCGTGGTGGATAACCGCCCCAGGGAACGCTGA
- a CDS encoding SMI1/KNR4 family protein, whose amino-acid sequence MTVEWEEYLPDLPEVGDADLDAVETRRGVSLPADYRATVKQHVGETPLPENMAVGERGIVPVGPLFFAKADHDGAEADQNIWYWIEAVDQNFPAELAGKLLPFASDTAQGIFAFDYRGGDAPAVVFLNLESAADETSIFPVAESWDGFLAALQR is encoded by the coding sequence ATGACTGTCGAATGGGAAGAATATCTGCCCGACCTGCCCGAAGTCGGTGATGCGGATCTGGATGCGGTCGAAACCCGGCGCGGCGTAAGCCTTCCGGCCGATTACCGCGCCACGGTCAAGCAGCATGTCGGCGAGACGCCTTTGCCCGAAAACATGGCCGTGGGCGAACGCGGCATCGTGCCGGTCGGACCGCTGTTTTTTGCAAAGGCGGATCATGACGGCGCCGAGGCGGATCAGAATATCTGGTACTGGATCGAGGCCGTGGACCAGAACTTCCCGGCAGAGCTGGCCGGAAAGCTGCTTCCCTTCGCATCCGACACCGCACAGGGCATTTTCGCCTTCGATTATCGCGGCGGCGACGCGCCGGCTGTGGTGTTCCTGAACCTCGAATCCGCGGCTGACGAGACGTCGATCTTTCCCGTCGCCGAAAGCTGGGATGGGTTTCTGGCCGCGTTGCAGCGCTGA
- a CDS encoding ABC transporter ATP-binding protein, translating to MSELLKVEGLGISFGGLRAVNEVGFSVKPGEILSVIGPNGAGKTTLFNMISGIYQPGDGRVVLNGEDVTGMRPDLLARRGMSRTFQNLQIFQNMSVLDNAIAGYHLTESGSLLADLFRLPSTRARARQARDGAMALLERVGLDRAAETEAGNLSYGKLKRLEIARALALDPKVLLLDEPAAGCNAVETEEIDHMIAEVARDGVAILLVEHDMKMVMRISNHIVVLDHGEKIAEGDPATVSRNPDVIAAYLGTEAAEDAHA from the coding sequence ATGAGCGAGCTGCTGAAAGTCGAGGGGCTCGGCATCTCCTTCGGGGGTCTGCGGGCGGTGAACGAGGTCGGCTTCTCGGTGAAGCCCGGAGAAATCTTGTCGGTGATCGGACCGAACGGCGCGGGCAAGACCACGCTGTTCAACATGATCTCGGGGATCTATCAGCCCGGCGACGGGCGCGTGGTGCTGAACGGAGAGGACGTGACCGGGATGCGCCCCGACCTGCTGGCGCGGCGCGGCATGTCGCGGACGTTCCAGAACCTGCAGATCTTCCAGAACATGAGCGTTCTGGACAATGCGATTGCCGGGTATCACCTGACCGAATCCGGCAGCCTCCTGGCCGATCTGTTCCGGCTTCCCTCGACCCGCGCCCGCGCGCGACAGGCCCGCGACGGGGCGATGGCGCTGCTGGAACGCGTCGGGCTGGACCGCGCCGCTGAAACAGAGGCCGGAAACCTGTCCTACGGCAAGCTCAAGCGGCTGGAGATCGCCCGTGCATTGGCGCTCGATCCCAAGGTGCTGCTGCTCGATGAACCGGCGGCGGGCTGCAACGCGGTCGAGACCGAAGAGATCGATCACATGATCGCCGAGGTCGCCCGCGACGGCGTGGCGATCCTGCTGGTGGAGCATGACATGAAGATGGTGATGCGGATTTCCAACCATATCGTGGTGCTCGATCACGGCGAGAAGATCGCCGAGGGCGACCCGGCCACGGTCAGCCGCAACCCGGATGTGATCGCGGCCTATCTGGGGACCGAAGCGGCGGAGGATGCCCATGCTTGA
- a CDS encoding branched-chain amino acid ABC transporter permease, giving the protein MSELLQFLFSGLTVGAVYALVALGFTIIYNASDVVNFAQGEFVMLGGMITVFAHAAGLPLLIAAIIAIVVTAAVGVALNKLAIEPARGAPVVSLIIITIGASIFLRGVASLVFDKQIHRFPSFSGDAPFRIGGATILPQSLWIVAGGVAVFIALWLFFTRTLTGKAVLATSNNRLAAQLVGINTNWVMTLSFALSAAIGALAGVLATPITNTSYDVGIALALKGFAAAMLGGMGNPKGALVGGILLGILEALTAGYLSSQYKDAAAFIVILLVLFIMPQGLFGAKQTERV; this is encoded by the coding sequence ATGTCGGAACTGCTGCAATTCCTGTTCTCGGGGCTGACGGTGGGCGCGGTCTATGCGCTCGTCGCGCTTGGCTTCACCATCATCTACAACGCCTCGGACGTGGTGAATTTCGCGCAGGGCGAATTCGTCATGCTGGGCGGCATGATTACCGTCTTCGCCCATGCGGCGGGGCTGCCTCTGCTGATTGCCGCAATCATCGCCATCGTGGTGACGGCGGCGGTGGGCGTGGCGCTGAACAAGCTCGCCATCGAGCCCGCGCGCGGCGCGCCGGTCGTGTCGCTGATCATCATCACCATCGGCGCCTCGATCTTTCTGCGCGGCGTGGCGTCGCTGGTCTTCGACAAGCAGATCCACCGCTTCCCCTCATTCTCGGGCGACGCGCCGTTCCGCATCGGAGGCGCCACGATCCTGCCGCAATCGCTTTGGATCGTGGCGGGCGGCGTCGCCGTGTTCATCGCGCTGTGGCTGTTCTTCACCCGCACGCTGACCGGCAAGGCGGTGCTTGCGACCTCGAACAACCGCCTGGCGGCGCAGCTTGTGGGGATCAACACGAACTGGGTGATGACGCTCTCCTTCGCGCTGTCCGCCGCGATCGGCGCGCTTGCCGGCGTGCTGGCCACGCCGATCACCAACACCTCCTACGATGTCGGCATCGCGCTTGCGCTGAAAGGCTTCGCCGCCGCCATGCTGGGCGGGATGGGCAACCCCAAGGGCGCGCTCGTGGGCGGCATCCTCCTGGGCATCCTCGAGGCGCTGACGGCGGGCTATCTGTCGTCGCAATACAAGGACGCGGCCGCCTTCATCGTGATCCTGCTGGTGCTGTTCATCATGCCGCAGGGCCTGTTCGGTGCCAAACAGACGGAGCGGGTGTGA
- a CDS encoding branched-chain amino acid ABC transporter permease, protein MRMTAKTATLLILLALIALSPIFFPSNFYYRVGALIFINGLAVTGMVILIGYAGQISLGHAGFFGIGAYSCALMPELWGLHPLLAAVLGAAISGGLAWLVGRPILRLQGYYLAVATLGFGILVYMVLTNESALTGGPDGRSVADSGLPDLVEAMGLDLSNSQFWYWMCGLVLLIGAWLALNLHDSPTGRALRALHGSEVAARTVGVDVARYKLQAFVISAVYASVAGSLLALQNKFITPDVAGYMHSIEFVTMAVLGGANSVLGAIFGAGILTLLPQVLTLFAEYEYLLLGLIMMLVMIFLPNGLLPSILKLIRGKDE, encoded by the coding sequence ATGCGCATGACCGCCAAAACCGCCACGCTGCTGATCCTGCTGGCCCTGATCGCGCTGAGCCCGATCTTCTTTCCGTCGAATTTCTATTACCGCGTCGGCGCGCTGATCTTCATCAACGGGCTGGCGGTGACGGGGATGGTGATCCTGATCGGCTATGCCGGGCAGATCAGCCTGGGCCATGCCGGGTTCTTCGGCATCGGCGCCTATAGCTGCGCCCTTATGCCGGAGCTTTGGGGCCTGCATCCGCTGCTGGCCGCCGTGCTGGGGGCCGCGATCTCGGGCGGGCTGGCCTGGCTGGTGGGCCGCCCGATCCTGCGGCTTCAAGGCTATTATCTGGCCGTCGCGACGCTGGGCTTCGGGATACTGGTCTATATGGTGCTGACCAATGAATCGGCGCTGACCGGCGGCCCGGACGGCAGGAGCGTCGCCGATAGCGGCCTGCCGGATCTGGTCGAGGCGATGGGGCTGGACCTGTCCAATTCGCAATTCTGGTACTGGATGTGCGGGCTGGTCCTGCTGATCGGCGCCTGGCTGGCGCTGAATCTGCATGACAGCCCCACCGGCCGCGCCCTGCGCGCGCTGCACGGATCAGAGGTCGCGGCGCGCACCGTCGGCGTCGATGTGGCACGCTACAAGCTGCAGGCCTTCGTGATCTCGGCGGTCTATGCTTCGGTTGCGGGCTCGCTGCTGGCCTTGCAGAACAAGTTCATCACCCCGGATGTGGCGGGCTATATGCACTCGATCGAGTTCGTGACGATGGCGGTTCTGGGCGGGGCGAACTCGGTTCTCGGGGCGATCTTCGGTGCGGGCATCCTGACGCTGCTGCCGCAGGTGCTGACGCTGTTCGCGGAATATGAATATCTGCTGCTCGGTCTCATCATGATGCTGGTCATGATCTTCCTGCCGAACGGGCTGCTGCCGTCGATCCTGAAACTGATCCGGGGGAAGGACGAATGA
- a CDS encoding LysR family transcriptional regulator, translated as MLEIFDAVMKVERITDAAELLGISQPAVSAAIRRLEEDLGVNLFERDGRRLRPTDAAVRLSQSTAPVFNAVSNLRDEVARAGRVGLSRLRIYASPSVGHGVALVALDALMDEFPELDVVVTVRDDAQVREAVDIGQADIGLTFGNINEGAWYLLARAHLVVIVPRDHALTKRATIGPADLQHDRIISAGEVITPLVEAAFNRQGVRYRPKIETRFAQTACAMVQKGLGVAVVDPYVAELFASNLYSIRRFYPATQIAAVALVGPGIHGPRRRIADRFLEILGQEIHHSPIMTHQHRADIYNRSQR; from the coding sequence ATGCTCGAAATTTTCGACGCGGTCATGAAGGTCGAGCGCATCACGGATGCCGCTGAACTCCTTGGAATTTCACAACCTGCAGTCTCTGCGGCGATCCGAAGGCTTGAAGAAGACCTAGGGGTCAACCTCTTTGAACGCGACGGCCGTCGGCTGCGGCCCACCGATGCTGCGGTCCGCCTGTCGCAGAGCACCGCTCCGGTCTTCAACGCCGTGTCGAACCTCAGGGACGAGGTGGCACGCGCCGGCAGGGTCGGCCTGTCGCGGCTGCGCATTTACGCGTCACCGTCGGTCGGGCATGGCGTCGCGCTTGTGGCGCTGGACGCCCTGATGGACGAGTTCCCTGAGCTTGACGTGGTGGTCACCGTTCGGGACGACGCTCAAGTGCGCGAAGCGGTCGATATCGGACAGGCCGACATCGGCCTCACATTCGGTAATATCAATGAGGGCGCCTGGTATCTTCTGGCGCGGGCCCATCTGGTGGTCATCGTGCCGCGCGACCACGCCCTGACCAAGCGGGCTACCATCGGACCGGCGGACCTGCAGCATGATCGGATCATCAGCGCCGGCGAGGTCATCACACCGCTGGTCGAGGCCGCGTTCAACCGACAGGGCGTTCGTTACCGGCCCAAGATCGAGACGCGCTTTGCCCAGACTGCTTGCGCGATGGTGCAAAAGGGGCTGGGAGTTGCGGTGGTCGACCCCTATGTGGCCGAGCTTTTTGCCTCGAATCTCTATTCCATCCGGCGCTTCTACCCCGCCACCCAGATCGCCGCCGTGGCTTTGGTAGGTCCGGGAATTCACGGCCCCCGACGGCGGATCGCAGATCGTTTCCTCGAGATTCTCGGGCAGGAGATCCACCATTCTCCAATCATGACCCACCAGCACCGCGCTGACATATATAATCGATCACAGCGTTAG
- a CDS encoding ABC transporter ATP-binding protein, with protein sequence MLEVSNLRSRYGRIEVLHGVDLNVQPGEIVTVVGANGAGKTTLLRCISGTQPVASGEVLFGGETITTVPAYQRIRRGIAQSPEGRQIFTNISVEENLRLGAFLFTDDRVEKDMEDAFQMFPILREKRNLNAGGLSGGQQQMLAIARALMGRPKCLLLDEPSMGLAPILVQQIFDVVSGMKSLDVTVLLVEQNAFGALKIADRGYVMETGRITMEGAADELIADPRIREAYLGI encoded by the coding sequence ATGCTTGAGGTCAGCAATCTGCGGTCGCGCTATGGCCGGATCGAGGTGCTGCACGGCGTCGATCTGAACGTGCAGCCCGGCGAGATCGTCACCGTGGTCGGCGCGAACGGCGCGGGCAAGACGACGCTGCTGCGCTGCATTTCGGGCACCCAGCCCGTGGCCTCGGGCGAGGTGCTCTTCGGCGGCGAGACGATCACCACCGTCCCCGCCTATCAACGCATCCGGCGCGGGATCGCCCAATCCCCCGAGGGGCGGCAGATCTTCACCAATATCTCGGTCGAGGAGAATTTGCGGCTCGGCGCGTTCCTGTTCACCGATGATCGCGTCGAGAAAGACATGGAAGACGCCTTCCAGATGTTCCCCATCCTGCGCGAGAAGCGGAACCTGAACGCGGGCGGGCTGTCGGGCGGTCAGCAGCAGATGCTGGCGATTGCGCGGGCGCTGATGGGGCGGCCGAAATGCCTTCTGCTGGATGAACCCTCGATGGGCCTCGCCCCGATCCTCGTCCAGCAGATTTTCGACGTGGTGTCGGGGATGAAATCGCTGGATGTCACCGTCTTGCTGGTCGAACAGAACGCCTTCGGCGCGCTCAAGATCGCGGATCGGGGCTATGTGATGGAAACCGGGCGGATCACGATGGAGGGCGCGGCGGATGAGTTGATCGCCGATCCGCGCATCCGCGAGGCCTATCTGGGAATCTGA
- a CDS encoding HNH endonuclease → MAIEPLRKPHIRPAAPPEPPRPANRPDPAPPRNDATPAQTGGANSAGAADEPANGSNPSANISAERKAQIDSFVEENATHEKSFLGIRVDSDGGTRIGKALTGDSSLGDLTPAERTYLAQQGAAAWNGQTDDGGSRRENISQAADEVRDDPAASRALALALSAPALSDDDGIRRAGAIMGPVGMTERHGEMFDAAVDLDLAAVMQSYEGNEVGLAQRLGNADEETRQEAWSILADQGRLPQGTQQALAAALFFTDKNAAGASSEYRQGMAEAIALARRPGTSPQDRLGRDSIASNLAAVMETDGGREMLLGEDVTAGARLWALNEIANQQACINPEMYAGLDAPGLADAPGNPGGAANGDQPSEAEVYADLSQMALDVSGIVDPTPISDGANTLVSLFRGDVGGALMSAAGMVPYIGDLAKAGKLGKWARTVDNAIDLAQRSPQFMTRVRPMLEALQSGLKAIPESVMSKLPQSAQDTIRGIIRKLDDVAQAVARRAPLVVDDAIGTTKTLPDGRVARVGDPPLVNQRADGNLDVTRADGTTAKLREPQTYDQRVDNPDGSVTYTRNGQDVTYGADGFPQFESKADIYLDAGKINSANKADHFRSSNEIVQQQLKQNPGLKDEMGLTDAQYNFIMREPPSSKSPPGLTWHHHQDTGKMQLVNRSEHNALPGGHTGGMSIWGGGYD, encoded by the coding sequence ATGGCAATCGAACCCCTACGCAAGCCGCATATCCGTCCCGCCGCCCCGCCGGAGCCGCCAAGACCGGCCAACCGGCCGGATCCTGCCCCGCCGCGCAACGACGCGACGCCTGCGCAGACGGGCGGTGCCAATTCGGCCGGCGCTGCCGATGAGCCGGCAAACGGGAGCAATCCTTCCGCGAATATATCAGCAGAGCGGAAAGCCCAGATTGACAGTTTTGTCGAAGAAAACGCGACGCATGAGAAAAGCTTTCTCGGTATTCGGGTGGACAGCGACGGCGGGACGAGGATCGGGAAGGCGCTGACGGGGGACTCTTCGCTCGGCGATCTGACCCCGGCAGAGCGGACCTATCTCGCGCAGCAAGGTGCTGCGGCTTGGAACGGTCAGACTGACGATGGCGGTAGCCGTCGCGAGAATATCTCGCAGGCTGCCGACGAGGTTCGCGACGATCCGGCGGCAAGCCGTGCGCTCGCGCTTGCGCTTTCCGCACCCGCGCTGAGCGACGATGACGGGATCCGGAGGGCTGGCGCGATCATGGGCCCGGTCGGCATGACCGAGCGTCATGGCGAAATGTTCGATGCCGCGGTTGATCTGGATCTCGCCGCCGTCATGCAGAGCTATGAGGGGAACGAGGTCGGGCTGGCGCAACGGCTTGGCAACGCGGATGAAGAGACGCGCCAGGAAGCGTGGTCGATCCTTGCGGATCAGGGGCGCTTGCCGCAGGGAACGCAGCAGGCTCTGGCCGCCGCGCTTTTCTTTACCGACAAGAATGCTGCCGGTGCGTCCTCCGAGTATCGCCAGGGCATGGCCGAAGCGATCGCGCTGGCGCGGCGGCCCGGAACCAGCCCGCAGGACCGGCTTGGCCGCGATTCGATCGCCTCGAATCTCGCCGCGGTGATGGAAACCGATGGCGGCCGCGAGATGCTGCTTGGTGAGGACGTAACGGCAGGTGCTCGTCTCTGGGCGCTGAACGAGATCGCCAACCAGCAGGCCTGCATCAACCCTGAGATGTATGCCGGTCTGGATGCGCCGGGTCTCGCGGATGCTCCGGGCAATCCGGGGGGCGCTGCAAACGGGGATCAGCCTTCGGAGGCAGAGGTCTATGCCGATCTGAGCCAGATGGCGCTGGATGTCTCGGGCATTGTCGATCCGACGCCGATATCGGACGGGGCGAATACGCTGGTTTCGCTGTTCCGTGGTGATGTCGGCGGCGCTCTCATGTCGGCGGCGGGAATGGTGCCCTATATCGGCGATCTGGCCAAGGCCGGAAAACTGGGCAAATGGGCGCGCACGGTGGACAACGCCATCGACCTGGCTCAGCGCAGCCCGCAATTCATGACCCGTGTGCGCCCGATGCTGGAAGCGCTTCAAAGCGGGCTGAAGGCCATCCCCGAAAGCGTCATGAGCAAGCTGCCGCAATCGGCGCAGGACACGATCCGCGGTATCATCCGCAAGCTGGACGACGTCGCGCAGGCTGTGGCGCGCCGTGCGCCGTTGGTCGTCGATGACGCGATCGGCACGACCAAGACATTGCCGGATGGGCGGGTCGCGCGGGTCGGAGATCCGCCGCTTGTCAATCAACGCGCCGACGGTAATCTGGATGTTACGCGCGCGGATGGCACCACCGCCAAGCTGCGCGAACCGCAAACCTATGACCAGAGGGTCGACAATCCGGATGGGTCCGTGACGTATACAAGGAATGGCCAGGACGTGACATATGGTGCCGACGGGTTCCCGCAATTCGAGTCCAAGGCCGATATCTATCTGGACGCCGGAAAGATCAACAGCGCCAACAAGGCCGATCATTTCCGCTCGTCGAATGAAATTGTTCAGCAGCAGCTGAAGCAGAATCCCGGCCTGAAAGACGAGATGGGGCTCACGGATGCGCAATATAATTTCATCATGCGCGAGCCTCCGTCGTCAAAATCCCCTCCGGGGCTGACCTGGCACCATCATCAGGACACCGGCAAGATGCAGCTCGTCAACCGGTCCGAGCATAACGCCTTGCCCGGCGGGCATACCGGTGGCATGTCCATCTGGGGTGGTGGTTACGACTGA
- the paaG gene encoding 2-(1,2-epoxy-1,2-dihydrophenyl)acetyl-CoA isomerase PaaG, with amino-acid sequence MSDGETVLSELDRGVLRLTLNRPDKLNSFTEEMHLALRAGIERAGEDAAVRAVLLTGAGRGFCAGQDLGNRDPRKGGTVPDLGTTLDTYYNPLLRMIRGLDKPVICAVNGVAAGAGANVALACDIVLAARSAKFIQAFSRIGLVPDAGGSWSLPRMIGEPRAKALTLLAEPLSSAQAEQWGLIWKAVDDEALMDEAMEIAAKLAAGPTVGLGLTKRLIQDAAGQDLDTHLDAERDAQREAGRTADYREGVTAFLEKRKAEFRGE; translated from the coding sequence ATGAGTGACGGCGAAACCGTTCTGAGCGAACTGGACCGCGGGGTGCTGCGCCTGACGTTGAACCGACCCGACAAGCTGAACAGTTTCACCGAAGAGATGCACCTCGCGCTGCGTGCCGGTATCGAGCGGGCGGGCGAGGACGCCGCGGTGCGCGCGGTGCTGCTGACCGGGGCAGGGCGCGGCTTCTGCGCCGGGCAGGATCTCGGCAATCGCGATCCGCGCAAGGGCGGGACCGTGCCGGATCTGGGCACGACGCTCGATACCTATTACAACCCGCTGCTGCGCATGATCCGTGGGCTCGACAAGCCGGTGATCTGCGCCGTGAACGGGGTCGCCGCCGGGGCCGGGGCCAATGTCGCGCTGGCCTGCGACATCGTTCTGGCGGCGCGTTCGGCGAAATTCATTCAGGCATTTTCCCGGATCGGGCTGGTGCCGGATGCGGGCGGGTCGTGGTCGCTGCCCCGGATGATCGGCGAACCGCGCGCCAAGGCGCTGACCCTGCTGGCCGAACCGCTGAGCTCCGCGCAGGCCGAACAATGGGGTCTCATCTGGAAGGCGGTCGATGACGAAGCGCTGATGGATGAGGCGATGGAAATCGCCGCGAAGCTGGCGGCGGGGCCGACAGTCGGTCTGGGGCTGACCAAGAGGTTGATCCAGGACGCGGCAGGGCAGGATCTGGACACCCATCTCGACGCCGAGCGTGACGCGCAGCGCGAGGCGGGGCGCACGGCGGATTACCGCGAGGGGGTGACCGCTTTCCTCGAAAAGCGCAAGGCGGAGTTCAGGGGCGAATGA
- the paaI gene encoding hydroxyphenylacetyl-CoA thioesterase PaaI: MTPQQIAEASAQAMWDQDRASQRLGMRIERIAPGEATLSMEITEAMTNGHDNAHGGYIFTLADSAFAFACNTYNAVTVGQQASINYVAPGRLGDVLTATAREASRSGRSGVYDVEITNQNGQHVAHFRGLSRSIKGSYLPE, from the coding sequence ATGACCCCGCAGCAGATCGCCGAGGCATCCGCGCAGGCGATGTGGGATCAGGACCGCGCCAGCCAGCGGCTCGGCATGAGGATCGAGCGGATCGCGCCCGGCGAGGCGACGCTCTCGATGGAGATCACCGAGGCGATGACCAACGGCCATGACAATGCGCATGGCGGCTATATCTTCACCCTCGCTGACAGCGCCTTTGCCTTCGCCTGCAATACCTACAACGCCGTAACCGTGGGCCAGCAGGCCAGCATCAACTATGTCGCCCCCGGCAGACTGGGCGACGTGCTGACCGCCACCGCGCGCGAGGCGTCGCGCAGCGGGCGCAGCGGCGTCTACGATGTCGAGATCACCAATCAGAACGGGCAGCATGTCGCGCATTTTCGCGGCCTGTCCCGGTCCATCAAGGGCAGCTACCTGCCCGAATGA